The Lutzomyia longipalpis isolate SR_M1_2022 chromosome 2, ASM2433408v1 DNA window GCCACGACAGAGCCCGGTGAGGGCAGACGCAGTGTGGGGCTTGATAGCATGCAGGGTATATGGAAGTTCCCAAAGTACCCAGAAACCGCAATACACGTCCTGCCATCTTCGCGACGAACAGAAGCACAAACTCACACATAATTCCCGTGGAGCTCCAACCCATTGCCATCATCATCTCCATCCATCTCACGACTTACTctcatttattaattcacaATATCGTTTTATTTTACCCACCGTGCATGTCGCGCTTTCGGTTTTTTCTCCACACTCTTCTgccttaattaattaattaactccGTGACAGATaattatttgcataaaattgcaCAGACACACACTTTCCTcacacattaaaaaatcactGCATGCTGTACACAAACAAGAATATAGCCCAACAAGCACAATATGCGATATTTATTTTGGGCAATGCGggctaaaaataatttcacacaGAAGgggatgaataaatttatgcgcgaatttcttttttttttttcgcgcgcGCTTCATTGTGCATTTCAATGGATCcattaattcattattttgtcCTCTATAGTGTGTGAGCGATGAAAAGATTGGTCTTAATTGTCATGCTGTGATGATAAATTACGCGTCATATATCCACAATTGGGATGTATTGCtgtaatttatcatttttgcactcggaaaaaattaggaaaaaatgataaattccaTGAATTATTGCCTtatcagaaagaaaattatggcAACGGaatgataaaaatgatttttagggGTGTAtcgtcaaaataaatttagaatagaatttcagattcttgtaaaaaaaaaattctataagcATAGTTCTATTCAGTGCctgtagattttcttttctttttccttgtaATAACgttctaaatattttcaagtttttacattagttttaatgaaaattatatttttaaatgagctttttatttGCAACCCTCTTGTCAGTTTATATAAAGTTTATCAACTAAGCTTTAATTGAGCTTTCGACgttttttagaacatttttaatgctacatatttttttcagtttgtatttcattttttatgtattttaatgaTCTCCAAtgtaaagaattatttataagtATTTGATACTAGCCTGTATAATCCAAAGaactaaagaaaagaaatattgaggCAATTATCATGAGAAATCATCAATAACGTCTAATGCagttttacaagaaaatttacgCCTTCACTTGAGAATCTCTAAATGTCTCTTTTAGCAGAGAAATCTCtactcaatttaaattattgtcaACTATTACACGAAAGACTGGTGCTCATTAATAGAAACCAGAAGATTTCTAAATTCCTCAAGCTGAGAAATCGACAAACATCTATTTTCTATACGAGAAGGAGGAGAGTCAATGTGTCGCCAAAGAATGCGTAAATAAAGTCAACTTGTGGGGTAATTAAAAGAAGCCAAAAAAGGCGGGGGCAAGAGTGAGGAGTGATTGAGGAGGTCTGGAAGCTGTGTGTCCTCGAGAAATGCGTGCTACCTTATCTCACCTTCTTGTCTGCTGCTGCAGCAACTGCGCGGCACCCTCCGTGTGTGCAAGATGcttctcttaatttaattcaatttgcaaatcaAGGGACTACCATCACCCATGTGAGCTTATGGTGATGGCTAAGGAAAAGGCACGCGGAGTGTGGCCACCTTTGGCCGGGGATGTGTGTTCATTTCTCCCACATGACGCTGGCTTTTTCACGGGAAATCTCATGGTACGGCACCGGCGATCTCAATTCCAACGTCGCACGTTGCGCAAATGTTGGCAGTTGTCTTGAATTACATTAAAAGGAATAGTTagtgacaattttttctttccaccaccaccaatATTAATGCCTTCTTCATCCAATATAGCAAACACTTGCGGTCCCTCACACCGTGCGAATGCGAAATTGCAGGGTTCACAAATTCTCCCATCATCCAAGTTTTCCTGGAAGCAGCCCGAGGGGAAAGAACTGCGCGATTGTTTATGAATTAATGTTGATCTCAAGttatttctcaaaatgttGATCAAACTAattgaggtattttttttcatgcgaCGAGACACATGGGATTTAAAAGTATTACATTTGCCAATGACCCCATGTGTTTGTGAGGGTCctcaaatatttgcataatcTCAATTTTTGCGCATCTGGTTTTGCtaattttcgaaatatttgtttattcgTTTGCTCAGAGGGTTCAGGGAACAAATGTTTGGTTACTAATAAATTGGGGTATCAGGTTTAAGCATTACATGAAGCTATAGGGCCTAACACCGGGCTTTTTGCAGATGCTATATAGACCGACATTTTATTTCCTGTAAAAGCTTCCCCATCACTTCCCTTTAAATAAACCGTTCAttgagttttaaattttttaatgagcaaatgctttttttaaagacatgTGGAATATTTAAGTAATTTAGGACTAACAGTATACCTTAATTACGGATATTGAATCCTTCCTTTactatttttgcaaattaagaGCAGTTTAAGAGTcaattttagaacaaaaaaattaaagatacaTTTTTATCGCTAAATtgttaaatacaaaatttaatattttcgtttgcttttttttgggatatttcACATCCTTTTCTTACGTATactttttagttaaatttttaaagattttttttattctctgccgaaaatattttatagaaactacgtctttttttaaatccttgaaaatatccttttcttcaaaacttgatatcaaacttaaaaaaattctgttaaatgaaacaaaaaatctttccactgtctctcaaattaaattcccaCTAGATGTCACCTCTGAAATCCTgagggaaattcaaaatatataagCACAATGAAAATCCTTTACACAGCCCTTGTAAGAAATGAGCAAGAATGCCACCTTGAGCCTATTTAGCATTAACCAAAAGATCTCTTGTCCATTTCCTGAGAACTCCATTGCGACTCATTCACTCAAATCGACACCACTGCATCTCATGTGCATGACCAACTCCATCATTATCAGCTGCTGTTGCCCCGAACGCGGTGTTGCGGACAATCTTGCGCTTCCGTCTCACCTTATGCCACCGCACACTGAAAGAGCCCACTGGGGATGAGCAGCAAAATAAAACTCCTCACTTGCCACCAGCATCTTCCCATCATAGGTATGCTACTATATGCGCAACACCCACGAATGGGCATAGGAGCGAATGGATAAACGACAAAAAAGACCACGCGGAATTTTCTGCACAACGCCgcgagttcttttttttttggtcactGCATAATTTTTACAGGTAGCCAGTCAAAGGAACAAAGTATCTCTTGTTCGGATGCATCAATTTAATCCAGATCGGTCCGTGTTTTATTGCCCACCGAGTCGCATGGGAtgtgcgatttttttttgtgcccccGTGGACAGGGTATTGTGTGTAAAACAATTTCCTCGTGgatgttttatttgaaatttatcacCATAGCAAAGTACCACAATCGCTTTGATTGGATTTTGATGACATCAAATCTCTCAATTGCTccatcctcttttttttctctccatccTCTTTACACCCCCACACTCTCTCCTCGACCCTTTTACCCACCCGCAGGCCCCGCAGGGTTTATCGCGACTCATGTTTATCCACCTCTTTTTTTGCTGTGTAGCAGCACCCCCCTCAATGCAATATATTTTACTATATCCATCAATCTCCTCTAGCGCGAGCCAACGAATCCTTTTTCTGCACAATTGTGCATTGCAGTGCAGCAGCTTTTGATTTGAATCCCCCCACATACACCGAGTTTATAACTTGGCTCTTTTGCCAAACCCACCACTTGGGGATCCGTGGGGGGAGGACAGGTCCCAATCACTTCCAAACCACACACGTCAACCCCAATGTGCAGCCACCCACACACCACCCCCTCTTTGCACTATTGTTCACTAATCGAGAGTGAGTGGTGTGTGTATTATTCACACCGCGATTGGGGTAAATTGCACAGTCAATTTGGTGTATTCAATACGAGCAATTAGACTCGCTTTTGCAACTCATTCACATAATCACTATTCAGCTGTGGTGGCACGGGGGTGGCTCCGTGCTTTGCCTTTTTTGCCCACAACCACCCACTCAGAGGTGTCAAGGAtggaaatttcaatcaaatctCTTCACTAACGATACAAACTGGAGCTGGGGAGATTGATgtggattaaaattaaaattcttttgtattaatacttattattttacttatttaattACACGATTTTACATACAGCTAATTTATTAGAGTGTAtcctaaaagaaatattagaaGGGATAAATAAGATATCtacaatattaaataatttaaaaagaaattaaccctttcgcgtccattgggtcatacgttgtcctaaacgtgaaacattttatttttcaagttaaaatttatttattattattataattaaaatttatgcgGCGTATCCATTCCACAGATGATCTACGCGCCCATTTGTACATCACACatcgcaaattgaatttgtagattaaaaatgtataggGAAAAACgtgtaaaaatcaaaaaatggaATGTGAATAAACCAATTaccatttaaaagtttttttaagatagaaatgtaattaattaatgtagAAATGGCCAAAGAAGTAGTTTCGTGATAAAAAGACCTCAcaattcaatgtttcacgcggccacgaaagggttaaggatttaaaaaaaaaatcgagggctgcattgtaaaaccggctaagttcgttcggagctcataccgacttagccggttttacaatgcagctcTCGAAATGTATTCCTTACCTGTCCACTCAGAATTGGAAACTCTTCATTATTCATCTTTTTCAGTCTCTTCCCTTTATCctgtaaaaatgaattaaacaaAAAGGACACATTAATcccattttcctttaatttatcaattaaaaggaaaaattctcaaaaaaaagatacagcatttagtttaatttccatcaaattgctgaaattgattaaaaattcttttctattttatgaatgaattgaaatgttttaattgtatgatgaagattttttattaaactaaaCTAAACTTATACATAGGAATTAGTACAGTAATTAACAACATTTTGCCCAAAATtataacaaaaagaatttttacacAGAGGTAAATGATTGTGTATGACCTGAGATTCTCATGTTTCCCATGAGAAAGCAGTGATGTTACAttgagtgaaagaaaaatgaataacatGCAAAAGCATAATGGTGTATTATGCTAAAAATGAGTGGGATGTCCATATAGTTGGGATTCTTCCCTGACTCTTGGATACATGCCGAGagttgaaaaaatcaattgattagTTTGGCTTTGGGATTATCGTCTAGATCGTCGAATGAGGATGAATCGTCAAAAACTGTCGGTGTCATGCCATGAAAGTGTCCCTGCaatcataaaactttttgcattttagttTGATGCCAATATTGAatggtttttttcttcgtaaTGGATGTgtgattgtgaaaaaaaaacgcggaAAATGTGCGCACGTCTTGTGATTCATTCACAAGCATGGGGATCATCGTTCATACCTTATCGCCAACTTCCAGTGTTATTTCATTGTGAGTGTCCATGGATACGACTGTTGGTGCCGTTGGTGCATTGCACATTTTAACCACTGGGACCCCACCACTGGCGGTGCCTGATGAGTTTTGGAAGTACATGCTGTGGAAGGGAACAAGATAAATTTCTGCCATAAATTCCAAACATAAGTGGTATGGGCATTTACCTGATGTTGAGATTCTTCAGTTGATACCTCTTCTTGTAGGCGACGAAGGAGACCATTGCAATAAGCCCGAGCACCGTGATGACAATAAGTGTGGCTCGTGCTGGGAGATTTGATGTGCTGCCTTCAGCATCGTCAGGTGCATTAACAAATTGAGTTCCCAAGAATACGTTGTCATCTTGGACGTTCTTGCAAGGTTCACCTGCATTTCCCAGGcagataaaaattcattttaattagagaaaatcataaaatacttcaagaaagctttttaattGTTCCTACAACTAACATATACCGAACTTACCAGGTTTAACTTGAGATCCTGTATGGCATAGGCACTTGGCCCCAAGATCTGCTTGGATGCAAATATGGGAACATTGATGCTCAGCACAAACATTCGTTGTATTCTTCTGTCGTGATTCCTGCACAATTACAATCTCCTCAGCATTGTAGACATTCACATTAACCAACTTGCAGTGCTTATCCCCAAAGACACGACACTGAGCCACAGTACTCCTCCCTAGATTCGTCACATACAGGTGATCTTCGAACAGGGTCAAAGCAATGGGTTGCGCAACAGCTTGATTATTCCTTATTAGCGTCTTAACTTCTGTCCCTTCGTAAGAACACGACTGGACGATATTTGTTGCAAAATCAGCGTAGAAGAGAAGCTTCTTGCTCGTATCTACTGCCAGAGCGGAAACTTGCACGACATTCTCAACAATCTTCTCCAAATGACTCCCATCGAGATTTGCCCGGTAAACTGCAGACTCTGTCTTACCGAAGAGAGCTGTATGCGAAACTGCAATGAACATCACGCGATTAACTGCATCCACAACGATATCCTTCATGTGATCCTTCAAGCGGAATGTAATGACCCTGGAGCATGCTTCATCACTCATGTGACACACCTTCACTGAAGGTATTCCCTGATTGTCAAGGAAGTACACATTGTCCGTAATCCAGTCAACTGCAAGACGATCCGGAACTCCCACATCTTGCACATATTTAACGGAATTATTACGGAGATTGATCTGGAAGAGTGCTGAAGCTTCCCCTACGGAGATGTAGAGGCTATTTTGGGCAACATTAACATCCATTCCGGTGATCTTTGTTGTATTAACAGTCCAAAGAAGACTCATTTTTGATGGATATGGGGTTAGTTTGCGGATCTGATTGAATGATGTGAAGAGCATGTATTTGCTGCTGCCTGTTGCTTTGCATGTTGTCTTGTCGGATCGTAGGAGGAAACCCGGATTGCAGGCACAACGGAAGGTACCTTCAATATTGAAGCATTTCTGTGCACACGGATTGTACTCTTTGCACTCATCCACATCCATGCAATCCTTCTTGTTGCCTGAGAGTGTGTAGCCTACGTTGCAGGAGCACACTGGACCACTAGGAGATGGTGTACACTTCTGACCACATGGATGGTTTTCGCAGGCAGTCTTGCACACAGCCGATTCATCATCACCCCCTTCGCAATCAGGCTTCCCATCGCAGACGTTGCGCCATTCAATGCAACTTTTATCGCGACAACGGAACATATCATCGCGGCAGAGGAGCTTTGATGTGCTTGAATGGGCAGTTCCGTTCTTTGGGCAGTCTAATTCATCGCTGCCATCACCACAGTCATCCTCCTTGTCGCATCTCCACTCTGATCGAATGCATTTTCCAGACTTGCATTCGAATTCGTGTACGCTACACCGTGAGCAACCCAATTCATCCTCACCACGTGGACAATCAGCAAAACCATCGCAACGTGAAGTGAGATTGAGGCAAATGTTAGGATCTGAGACGCACTGGAACACCTTGGCTGCATCCACTCCTTCTCCACATTCaatctgaaaatttaaaataatttaaggtttttgaaagattttgcaaaaaccGCAAGAAATAAGCAATGAGAAAACTCACCTTGGATGTATCTAAGCTTGGAACGTTGCAATCCCGTTCATCTGAACCATCTGGGCAGTCATTGTGTCCATCGCAGAATAGCCTGGAATCAATGCAGTGCCCTGAAGCACATGGCTGATGTCCGTTGTCACATTTATGATCATCAGTTGGGCATTTGCTGTGTTCATCCGAACCATCAGTGCAGTCTCTGAATCCATCGCATTCCCAACTTGCATCAATGCACTGTCCTGAAATGCATTTAAAGACCCCTTTGGCTGCAACACAGGTATCTTCTGTCTTTGTCGCCGTGCAATTCATCTCATCCGATCCATCGTTGCAATCATTAAATCCATCACATAGCGATGTTATATCAATGCACATCCCACTGGGACAAGCGTGCTGGAGTCGATGGCATTTGGATTTATGCTCATAGTGCTCACAGTCAACTTCGTCTGATCCATCGGAGCAATCACGATTGAGATCACAGCGATTTTCTTGGGACACACACTGACTTCCATCGGTGCAACGGAACTCATCAAAGGAGCACTGAGCACCTTTCTTGAGGAAGTCCTTTTCCTTGCATTTCGCCTCGTCAGATTCATCAGCACAGTCAATGTGTCCATTGCAGACGCGCGATGATGTTATGCATTCTCCGCTGCCACATCGGAATTCACAGTCCACATTCTCGATGCATGTAGTGTTGTGGAAATCCTTAAATACCATCCCCGGTGGACAAACACAGGCACTCGTTGATCGTCCCATTGAGACGCAAATATGCGAACATCTCCCATTATCTTTCAGACAAATGTGATCTGATGTCCTTACAGCGGCACTTGCCCTTGCAATGGGAATCCTTTCGGGGAAAAGCCCAAACATGGGCTTTTCCAGCGTAATCTTCTTAACAATTTCCACATTATTCTTTTCAGCCCAGTACACTTTGGGGGATTTTGCCTGAGTCCAGAACACATTATTCCCAATGGTTGTAAGTGAGACGGGATTGCGAAGGCTTCGTCGGAAAATGTGTCGAATGTCCGTATCGAAGTTTGTGAATTCAATACGATCAGCACTTTCGTCTGTCCAGAAGAGTGACTCCACTTCTGTATCCACAGCGAAGGAGATCTTCCCTCCTACCCCCATATCCTCTTCAATTGCATGCGTATGGGCACCTCGTCCATGCAGAAGTTGCTTATCAATGTGATTATGACCACCCAGATCTTGCAGAGCGATGAACATTGTCCCAATTTCTGGGACCACAGCAACAGCTATGGGTTTATCTGTACCCATGTAGTGCTGGATAATTGCACGATGTTTTGTATTGAAGGAGTACACCTCCACTGTTCCACGTTCTTCATCTGTCCAGTAGAGATTGTTGCTCAAATGAtctgcaaagagaaaatttaacgaatttctttaaagtttttttctaagatttttttttaaataaaatttttaccaaaagcTAAACTAGAGATATTTCCTATCCCACTCCTTATAAGTGCTTTCGTTTCTTTCGTTTGGAAGTTAACAGAGtagattattttctcaatattgcTGGCAACAATAACATCCCCTGGAAGAAGAAACAAACAGATTAGAAGCTATTGCAACCAAGCTTAACATCTGCTACATAGCTATATAGCATCAGCTGTGCCTCAGCTAACTTACCAGTTAGGGAGTTATGAACAAGCTCACTAATCACAACATTTATATTATCTCCAATCCCAAGGGAATGTCTCCCAAACTCCTGATGCTCCATCGTTACTAAGTAAGTCCCAGCACCTAGGATGAGGTAGCGCTTTTCCGGAGAATCACGGCATGTCTTTTTGTCTGAGCTTAGAATCATACCATTCGGACAGGCACAACTGTAAGTCTTATTCATCCCGAGGAGACAGAGATGAGAGCAGGAATTCCCATAGCAAGCATGCTTCTCAGAAGGTTGTATGGCTGAATGGTAGATGTGAATGTCGTAGATGTGCCTGCTGTGCAGAAGGAGTGAATGATCCTTTCCGGTAAATTTGTTGCATGACTGTATAGAATTCGTCGTCCAGTCAGACCAGAAGATCTTATCTTCAAACACTGCAATTCCATAGGGATGCTTAACAATATCCTTTAGGATTGTCCTTCGATCCTCCCCATTGAGTTTAATACTTTCAATACGACTCAATTTTGCATCTACCCAGTAAATTCGACCATTTGGCCAGTCAATTGTCAAGCCATTGGGCCAATGAATGTCCTGATCTACGAATGTCCTAGCCCCAGCTCCATTCATAGCTGCAACTCCAATTTGCGGATGACTA harbors:
- the LOC129790645 gene encoding putative vitellogenin receptor gives rise to the protein MKISAIQRALLASVVIFILWIPDAVLSDDPRCSTDQYECDNGECISSKKMCDGTPDCKDRSDEVDCERKKCTLPNWFKCKDGNCISSAFRCDGFDDCRHGEDEDFCTDFKAHHVPANCTAEEWRCTDMMCIPKELVCNGQKDCFDDSDEEIGCKDIRDKCKGFLCRNGHCLESKRYECDGYNDCGDGSDEENCDGKCSIEYLKFRCKDTSACLPLEKVCDNRTDCKDGSDEGGHCNNNTICDHLSCPRRCKVFPDGPQCLCPSGYSFNREANTCDDVNECNNYGICSQGCINTRGGYKCTCADGFRLKNDNRTCVVMSGDPLMLYTTQRSIRGYMLKSQTQVVVAMNLSLVIGVSYDGRSVFWTDLSLKGESIMRARGDGSQREILLSTGLGSPEDISVDWLTGNIYFTDGQMMHISVCSNAGHYCTKLVQNNVEKPRGIALHPRIGVMYWTDWGSHPQIGVAAMNGAGARTFVDQDIHWPNGLTIDWPNGRIYWVDAKLSRIESIKLNGEDRRTILKDIVKHPYGIAVFEDKIFWSDWTTNSIQSCNKFTGKDHSLLLHSRHIYDIHIYHSAIQPSEKHACYGNSCSHLCLLGMNKTYSCACPNGMILSSDKKTCRDSPEKRYLILGAGTYLVTMEHQEFGRHSLGIGDNINVVISELVHNSLTGDVIVASNIEKIIYSVNFQTKETKALIRSGIGNISSLAFDHLSNNLYWTDEERGTVEVYSFNTKHRAIIQHYMGTDKPIAVAVVPEIGTMFIALQDLGGHNHIDKQLLHGRGAHTHAIEEDMGVGGKISFAVDTEVESLFWTDESADRIEFTNFDTDIRHIFRRSLRNPVSLTTIGNNVFWTQAKSPKVYWAEKNNVEIVKKITLEKPMFGLFPERIPIARASAAVRTSDHICLKDNGRCSHICVSMGRSTSACVCPPGMVFKDFHNTTCIENVDCEFRCGSGECITSSRVCNGHIDCADESDEAKCKEKDFLKKGAQCSFDEFRCTDGSQCVSQENRCDLNRDCSDGSDEVDCEHYEHKSKCHRLQHACPSGMCIDITSLCDGFNDCNDGSDEMNCTATKTEDTCVAAKGVFKCISGQCIDASWECDGFRDCTDGSDEHSKCPTDDHKCDNGHQPCASGHCIDSRLFCDGHNDCPDGSDERDCNVPSLDTSKIECGEGVDAAKVFQCVSDPNICLNLTSRCDGFADCPRGEDELGCSRCSVHEFECKSGKCIRSEWRCDKEDDCGDGSDELDCPKNGTAHSSTSKLLCRDDMFRCRDKSCIEWRNVCDGKPDCEGGDDESAVCKTACENHPCGQKCTPSPSGPVCSCNVGYTLSGNKKDCMDVDECKEYNPCAQKCFNIEGTFRCACNPGFLLRSDKTTCKATGSSKYMLFTSFNQIRKLTPYPSKMSLLWTVNTTKITGMDVNVAQNSLYISVGEASALFQINLRNNSVKYVQDVGVPDRLAVDWITDNVYFLDNQGIPSVKVCHMSDEACSRVITFRLKDHMKDIVVDAVNRVMFIAVSHTALFGKTESAVYRANLDGSHLEKIVENVVQVSALAVDTSKKLLFYADFATNIVQSCSYEGTEVKTLIRNNQAVAQPIALTLFEDHLYVTNLGRSTVAQCRVFGDKHCKLVNVNVYNAEEIVIVQESRQKNTTNVCAEHQCSHICIQADLGAKCLCHTGSQVKPGEPCKNVQDDNVFLGTQFVNAPDDAEGSTSNLPARATLIVITVLGLIAMVSFVAYKKRYQLKNLNISMYFQNSSGTASGGVPVVKMCNAPTAPTVVSMDTHNEITLEVGDKGHFHGMTPTVFDDSSSFDDLDDNPKAKLIN